The following coding sequences lie in one Cyanobacterium sp. Dongsha4 genomic window:
- the proC gene encoding pyrroline-5-carboxylate reductase: protein MSFKLGVIGGGVMAEAIISRLLAQNIYIASEIIISDPAPPRRQWWQEQYQVETTTDNQKVLDDSQVLLLAIKPQIFERVVEGLSINPHRHIPLILSILAGTSLSQLERAFASLPIIRVMPNTPVLVGQGMSAIAPNGKVSESQLSLALSLFEAIGSVIQVPEYQMDAVTGLSGSGPAFVALMIEALADGGVASGLPRAIALELAVQTVLGTAELVKQKNLHPALLKDQVTSPGGTTIAGVAALEEKGFRSAVISAVKSAYLRSQELSL, encoded by the coding sequence GTGTCTTTTAAATTAGGAGTAATTGGCGGTGGAGTAATGGCTGAAGCGATTATTTCCCGCTTACTCGCACAAAATATATATATTGCTTCAGAAATAATTATAAGCGATCCTGCACCCCCTCGTCGTCAATGGTGGCAGGAACAATATCAGGTGGAAACTACTACTGATAATCAAAAGGTTTTAGATGATTCTCAGGTGTTGTTATTAGCGATTAAACCGCAAATTTTTGAAAGGGTAGTCGAAGGCTTAAGCATCAATCCTCATCGCCATATTCCCCTCATCTTATCGATTTTGGCTGGTACTTCTCTTTCTCAGTTAGAAAGGGCTTTTGCTTCCCTTCCTATTATTAGAGTTATGCCCAACACTCCAGTCTTAGTAGGACAAGGAATGAGTGCGATCGCACCTAATGGCAAAGTTTCTGAGTCTCAATTAAGTCTAGCATTATCTTTATTTGAGGCGATCGGTTCTGTGATTCAAGTGCCAGAGTATCAAATGGATGCGGTGACAGGTTTATCTGGTTCTGGCCCCGCTTTTGTTGCCTTAATGATAGAGGCTTTAGCCGATGGTGGCGTGGCTTCTGGATTACCTCGTGCGATCGCCCTTGAGTTAGCAGTACAAACAGTCTTAGGTACAGCAGAATTGGTTAAGCAAAAAAACTTACATCCTGCCCTCTTAAAAGATCAAGTCACAAGCCCCGGCGGAACAACCATTGCAGGAGTTGCCGCCCTTGAAGAAAAAGGTTTCCGTAGTGCCGTTATCTCCGCCGTTAAATCTGCCTATCTACGCTCTCAGGAATTAAGTCTTTAA
- a CDS encoding flavin monoamine oxidase family protein, which yields MTHRYDCIIVGAGLSGLVAARNLQRAGKNVVVFEAQDYIGGRMLGKHIAPNQYIDLGGQWVGPTQDRFLALLDEYNIPRFPSPLQGKVVLIYNGKRQEFNGFFQGFAEGDRPNVSEEEWQDAMKAWKTFDELSQSLSPQYPEANEANKKLDSQTFAQWIQENTQTDFGRWYFAYMCRAVGFLGPAEPDEVSLLHVLWGNKSASQAEHPEAELIHDGAGQIPSKIVAELNNQIHLSEAVVKISQDDHGVEVTTLKGIYQANFVIVAMPPHLAGKITYHPPLPAIKQQLTQRFPMGTLAKLLISYETPFWRSQGLAGVGMGNTEWIELFADSSDPRSGKGVLATFVMGDRYHRWIKLTESEQKSVVLSDLAKYLGQQALSPTTFDIQDWPSNQWVGGGYAAFMPPGVWTRFGQSINKPFNRIYWAGTEIAERWAGFFDGAIRTAEAAAEAVLKSAE from the coding sequence ATGACACATAGATATGATTGCATTATTGTCGGTGCTGGTTTATCTGGATTAGTTGCGGCACGTAACTTACAAAGAGCGGGAAAAAATGTCGTGGTTTTTGAAGCTCAAGACTACATAGGTGGGCGTATGTTAGGAAAACATATTGCTCCTAACCAGTATATAGATTTGGGTGGTCAATGGGTAGGTCCTACTCAAGACCGCTTTTTAGCTTTATTAGATGAATATAATATTCCTCGTTTTCCTTCTCCTTTACAAGGGAAGGTAGTGTTAATCTACAACGGCAAACGGCAAGAATTTAATGGTTTTTTTCAGGGTTTTGCAGAAGGCGATCGCCCTAATGTATCTGAGGAAGAATGGCAAGATGCAATGAAAGCATGGAAAACGTTTGATGAGCTTTCCCAAAGTTTATCCCCTCAATATCCAGAAGCTAACGAAGCAAATAAAAAACTGGACAGCCAAACTTTTGCTCAGTGGATTCAAGAAAATACACAAACGGATTTCGGTCGTTGGTATTTTGCCTATATGTGCCGTGCAGTAGGGTTTCTAGGTCCTGCTGAACCTGATGAAGTTTCACTATTACACGTTTTGTGGGGTAATAAATCTGCCTCCCAAGCCGAACATCCAGAAGCAGAACTTATCCACGATGGTGCAGGACAAATACCCAGTAAAATTGTCGCCGAATTAAACAACCAAATTCATCTCAGTGAAGCGGTGGTGAAAATCAGCCAAGATGATCATGGAGTTGAAGTAACCACCCTCAAAGGTATATATCAAGCTAATTTCGTCATTGTAGCCATGCCTCCTCATTTAGCAGGAAAAATAACCTATCATCCTCCCTTACCAGCTATTAAGCAACAACTTACTCAACGCTTTCCGATGGGAACATTAGCAAAATTACTGATCTCCTATGAAACACCATTTTGGCGTTCTCAAGGACTTGCAGGAGTAGGTATGGGAAACACAGAATGGATTGAACTTTTTGCCGATAGTTCAGACCCTCGCAGTGGAAAAGGGGTATTAGCTACTTTTGTCATGGGCGATCGCTATCATCGGTGGATAAAATTAACCGAATCTGAACAAAAATCCGTTGTTTTATCAGATTTAGCTAAATATTTGGGACAACAAGCCCTATCTCCTACAACCTTTGATATACAAGATTGGCCTTCCAATCAATGGGTAGGAGGTGGTTATGCCGCTTTCATGCCTCCGGGGGTATGGACAAGATTTGGACAATCAATCAACAAGCCTTTTAATCGTATTTACTGGGCTGGAACAGAAATAGCAGAAAGATGGGCAGGTTTTTTTGATGGTGCAATACGCACAGCCGAAGCCGCCGCAGAAGCTGTTTTAAAATCGGCGGAATAA
- a CDS encoding peroxiredoxin, protein MTLAVGTKAPNFTTKDDHGNTVSLSDFAGKVVVLYFYPKDDTPGCTKEAQSFRDNYTQYQGKDMVVLGVSNDDEASHKMFKEKYGLPFQLLADTDRSITKAYDVEMTYNGQIYPQRVTYIIDGEGTITHVDDKVQTATHAQDILAILG, encoded by the coding sequence ATGACTCTGGCAGTAGGTACTAAAGCACCCAATTTTACAACCAAAGATGATCACGGTAACACCGTTTCCTTATCTGATTTCGCTGGTAAAGTTGTGGTTTTATACTTCTATCCTAAAGATGATACTCCCGGTTGCACTAAAGAAGCTCAAAGTTTCCGTGATAACTATACCCAATATCAAGGCAAAGATATGGTAGTTTTGGGGGTAAGCAATGATGATGAGGCTTCTCATAAAATGTTTAAAGAAAAGTATGGTTTGCCTTTTCAACTTTTAGCTGATACTGATAGAAGTATTACTAAAGCCTATGATGTGGAAATGACCTACAATGGGCAGATTTATCCCCAAAGAGTAACTTATATTATCGACGGAGAAGGAACAATTACTCATGTTGATGATAAAGTACAAACTGCAACTCATGCTCAAGACATCTTGGCTATTTTAGGCTAA
- the petE gene encoding plastocyanin, with protein MKKLGLFLSSLLLAVTFMFTAIAPAQADTVEVKMGADSGMLAFQPAKVTIKAGDTVKWVNNKLAPHNVVFDSSVKDADKLSHKGLAFSPGESFEVTFNEPGEYPYYCEPHRGAGMNGTIIVE; from the coding sequence ATGAAAAAATTAGGTTTATTCTTATCTTCCTTACTTTTAGCAGTGACATTCATGTTTACTGCGATCGCTCCTGCTCAAGCTGATACAGTAGAAGTAAAAATGGGTGCAGATAGTGGTATGTTAGCTTTCCAACCTGCAAAAGTAACTATTAAAGCAGGGGATACTGTAAAATGGGTAAATAATAAATTAGCTCCTCATAACGTAGTTTTTGATAGTTCTGTAAAAGATGCAGATAAATTAAGTCACAAAGGTTTAGCATTTAGCCCCGGAGAATCTTTTGAGGTAACTTTTAACGAACCAGGTGAATATCCTTATTACTGTGAACCTCATCGTGGTGCTGGAATGAATGGTACTATCATTGTAGAATAA
- a CDS encoding DNA (cytosine-5-)-methyltransferase, which yields MLSNNLSGSYKILKNPQKYDFNIIELFAGCGGMALGLENAGLQTELLVEINKNCCETLTKNRANWQVLNEDVTKIDFTKYQNKVDIVTGGFPCQAFSHAGERKGFLDTRGTLFFDFARCIKEVQPKIIIGENVRGLITHKKGETLAIILKTLDELGYQTSYKLLNAQYFDVPQKRERIIIMGTRKDLNIQPIFPRENNYIITLKEALKNCPISEGVKYNQRKKEIMELVPEGGNWRNLPEEVQKQYMKNSYYQGGGRTGFAKRLSYNEPCLTLTCSPAQTQTERCHPIETRPLTVREYARIQTFPDDWEFMGSLTSQYQQIGNAVPVNLAFHLGKCLISMLTGEKKISIQEEKQLSLF from the coding sequence ATGTTATCAAACAATCTATCAGGGTCATATAAAATACTAAAAAATCCACAAAAATATGATTTTAATATTATTGAGTTATTCGCTGGTTGTGGAGGTATGGCATTAGGATTAGAAAATGCTGGTTTACAAACAGAGTTATTAGTTGAAATTAATAAAAATTGTTGTGAGACATTGACTAAGAATCGTGCTAATTGGCAGGTTTTAAATGAAGATGTAACGAAAATAGATTTTACAAAATATCAAAATAAAGTAGATATAGTAACGGGGGGTTTTCCTTGTCAAGCCTTTAGTCATGCAGGAGAAAGAAAGGGATTTTTAGATACTAGAGGTACACTATTTTTTGATTTTGCTAGATGTATAAAAGAAGTTCAACCTAAAATTATTATTGGTGAAAATGTTAGAGGTTTAATTACTCATAAAAAAGGTGAAACTTTAGCTATAATTTTAAAAACTTTAGATGAATTAGGCTATCAAACAAGTTATAAATTATTGAATGCTCAATATTTTGATGTTCCGCAAAAAAGAGAAAGAATTATCATTATGGGAACTAGAAAAGATTTGAATATTCAACCCATTTTTCCCAGAGAAAATAATTATATTATTACTTTAAAAGAAGCATTAAAAAATTGCCCTATCTCAGAAGGTGTTAAATATAATCAACGAAAAAAAGAGATTATGGAATTAGTACCAGAGGGAGGAAATTGGCGTAATTTGCCAGAAGAAGTTCAGAAACAATATATGAAAAATAGTTATTATCAAGGGGGGGGAAGAACTGGTTTTGCGAAACGATTATCTTATAATGAACCTTGTTTAACTTTGACTTGTAGCCCTGCTCAAACTCAAACAGAAAGATGTCATCCCATCGAAACTCGACCTTTAACCGTAAGAGAATATGCAAGAATACAAACTTTCCCTGATGATTGGGAGTTTATGGGTTCGTTAACATCACAATATCAGCAAATAGGTAATGCAGTACCTGTTAATTTGGCTTTTCATTTGGGTAAATGTTTAATTAGTATGTTAACTGGAGAGAAAAAAATCTCGATTCAAGAAGAAAAACAATTATCTTTATTTTAA
- the gltB gene encoding glutamate synthase large subunit, translating to MINTHIPKKQGLYDPQNEHDACGVGFVVNKYGKKSHEIVGQALTILINLDHRGGCGAEANTGDGAGILMQLPDGFMRKEAEKLGVELPPVGDYAVGMIFASPDEEARNKARRIFEQVVTEEGQKVLGWRDVPTDNSDLGKSALNCEPFMQQVFIAKNHEITDNLTFERKLYVIRKRSFNAIKAPKIDEYWYPATLSSRTIVYKGMLRPEQVGKYYLDLSNPELETALALVHSRFSTNTFPSWDRAHPYRYITHNGEINTLRGNINWMHARQSLFKSDLFGDDMAKLQPVINLNGSDSLIFDNALEMLVLSGRSLSHGVMMMIPEPWSGHESMSAEKKAFYQYHSCLIEPWDGPASIAFTDGKQIGAILDRNGLRPSRYTVTKDGLVIMASEAGVLPIEPERVESKGRLQPGQMFLVDMEAGRIVPDEEVKAPIINQHPYQQWLNDHLYSLDDLAPLIKGGLRGDQTPKDESINPDILIALQQTFGYTFEDLRMLLAPMGKDGVESIGAMGIDTPLAVLSDRPKLLYDYFKQLFAQVTNPPIDPIREAIITSAETTIGKEGNLLEPTPESCHLIALKTPIITNEELAILKSLDCPSVHHFDNPELNPPLTKESGNHGFKAHTCSILFDPKSGVKGLESTLQNIFEEVDEAIKKGCTHIILSDRDVNFYNAPIPALLAVSGLHHHLIRNGTRTRVGIILESGEPKEVHHFAVLLGYGCGAINPYLALETFKDMIKQGLVTDVDHKTACKNYIKAVTKGIIKIASKIGISTIQSYRGAQIFEAIGLNQDVIDKYFTWTASRLQGIGLDVIAQETIMRHSHAFPDRQVNGHTLDAGGEYQWRKDGEAHLFNPQTIHTLQQAVQQGDYELYKKYSQMINDHGKQFFRLRDLLEFKQRESIPIEEVEPIENIMKRFKTGAMSYGSISKEAHESLAIAMNRIGGKSNTGEGGEDPERYTWTNEQGDSKNSAIKQVASGRFGVTSLYLSQAKEIQIKMAQGAKPGEGGQLPGKKVYPWIAKVRYSTPGVGLISPPPHHDIYSIEDLAELIHDLKNANREARINVKLVSEVGVGTIAAGVAKAKADVVLISGYDGGTGASPRTSIKHAGLPWELGLAETHQTLLLNNLRSRIVVETDGQMKTGRDIAIATLLGAEEYGFSTAPLVTLGCIMMRVCHLNTCPVGVATQNPELRAKFTGDPAYTVNFMKFIAQEMRETMAELGFRTVDEMVGRTDVLNPKGAIEHWKAKGIDISPILHQPNVDPNTPRHCTIKQDHGLEQSLDMTTLLDLCKGAIEKGDKVKATLPIKNINRVVGTILGNEITKKHWEGLPEDTVQLHFVGSAGQSLGAFVPKGVTLELEGDANDYIGKGLSGGKIIVYPDKKATFEADENIIVGNVVLYGATSGEAYISGVAGERFCVRNSGVTAVVEGVGDHGCEYMTGGKVVIIGKTGRNFAAGMSGGVAYILDETGDFATHCNTEMVGLETLDDASEIAELKQLIVKHQQFTNSKKAQKVLDNWEENIGKFVKVMPRDYKRVLEALKEAINSGLSGDEALNAAFEANAQDVARVGGS from the coding sequence ATGATCAATACTCACATCCCCAAAAAACAAGGATTATACGATCCACAAAACGAACATGATGCCTGTGGTGTCGGTTTTGTTGTCAATAAATACGGGAAAAAATCTCATGAAATAGTTGGTCAGGCTTTGACTATTTTAATAAACTTAGATCATAGAGGCGGTTGCGGTGCTGAAGCAAATACAGGGGATGGTGCAGGAATTTTAATGCAGTTACCCGATGGTTTTATGCGTAAAGAAGCCGAAAAACTAGGTGTTGAATTGCCTCCTGTGGGAGATTATGCCGTAGGTATGATTTTTGCATCCCCCGATGAAGAAGCCAGAAATAAAGCCCGAAGAATATTTGAGCAAGTTGTAACGGAAGAAGGGCAAAAAGTATTAGGATGGCGTGATGTGCCTACGGATAACTCGGATTTGGGTAAAAGTGCCTTGAATTGTGAGCCTTTTATGCAACAGGTATTTATCGCTAAAAACCATGAAATTACCGATAATTTAACCTTTGAACGCAAATTATATGTAATCCGTAAACGCTCTTTTAACGCTATTAAAGCCCCAAAAATAGATGAATACTGGTATCCTGCAACCCTTTCCAGTCGTACAATTGTCTATAAAGGAATGTTGCGCCCTGAGCAAGTAGGTAAGTACTATTTAGATTTGAGTAATCCTGAGTTAGAAACGGCTCTAGCCCTTGTTCACTCTCGTTTTAGCACCAATACCTTCCCTAGTTGGGATCGCGCCCACCCTTACCGCTACATCACCCATAACGGCGAAATAAATACCCTTAGAGGCAATATTAATTGGATGCACGCTCGTCAATCCCTGTTTAAATCCGATTTGTTTGGGGATGATATGGCAAAACTTCAGCCTGTAATTAACCTCAATGGCAGTGATTCTCTGATTTTTGATAATGCCTTAGAAATGTTGGTATTAAGTGGGCGTAGCCTTTCTCACGGGGTAATGATGATGATTCCTGAGCCTTGGAGTGGACATGAGTCTATGAGTGCCGAGAAAAAAGCCTTCTATCAATACCATTCCTGCTTAATTGAACCCTGGGATGGACCAGCTTCGATCGCATTTACAGATGGGAAACAAATAGGTGCAATCCTCGATCGCAACGGCTTACGTCCTTCTCGCTATACTGTTACTAAAGATGGTTTAGTGATTATGGCATCGGAAGCAGGGGTATTGCCCATTGAGCCGGAAAGGGTAGAAAGCAAAGGCAGATTGCAACCCGGACAAATGTTCTTGGTGGATATGGAAGCAGGGCGTATCGTGCCAGATGAGGAAGTAAAAGCACCCATTATCAATCAACATCCCTATCAACAATGGCTAAATGATCACTTATATAGCCTAGACGATCTCGCTCCCCTTATTAAGGGGGGATTAAGGGGGGATCAAACTCCTAAAGATGAAAGTATTAATCCAGACATCCTCATCGCCTTACAACAAACCTTTGGTTATACCTTTGAAGACTTAAGAATGCTCCTCGCCCCTATGGGTAAAGACGGAGTAGAATCTATTGGTGCAATGGGTATAGATACTCCCTTAGCTGTATTGAGCGATCGCCCCAAATTGTTGTATGATTACTTTAAACAACTATTTGCACAGGTGACAAATCCCCCCATTGATCCCATTAGAGAGGCAATTATCACCTCTGCGGAGACTACCATCGGTAAAGAAGGTAACTTATTAGAGCCAACTCCCGAAAGTTGTCATCTCATCGCCCTCAAAACTCCCATTATTACCAATGAAGAATTAGCAATTCTCAAAAGCCTAGATTGTCCTAGTGTTCATCATTTCGACAATCCCGAACTCAACCCCCCCTTAACGAAAGAGAGTGGTAATCATGGATTTAAAGCCCACACCTGTTCAATTCTGTTTGACCCCAAATCAGGGGTAAAAGGGCTAGAAAGCACCTTACAGAACATTTTTGAGGAAGTTGACGAAGCAATTAAGAAGGGATGCACCCATATTATTTTGAGCGATCGAGATGTGAATTTTTACAACGCTCCCATACCAGCTTTATTAGCCGTATCTGGATTACATCACCATCTGATTCGTAACGGCACTCGTACCCGTGTTGGTATTATCCTTGAATCAGGCGAACCCAAAGAAGTCCATCATTTTGCTGTATTATTAGGTTATGGTTGCGGTGCGATCAATCCTTACCTTGCCCTTGAAACCTTTAAAGATATGATTAAACAAGGGTTAGTCACCGATGTTGACCATAAAACCGCTTGTAAAAATTATATCAAAGCCGTCACCAAAGGCATCATTAAAATTGCCTCAAAAATCGGTATTTCTACCATCCAAAGCTATCGGGGTGCGCAAATCTTCGAGGCGATCGGACTTAATCAAGATGTCATTGATAAGTATTTTACATGGACAGCATCCCGTTTGCAAGGCATCGGTTTAGATGTCATTGCCCAAGAAACGATTATGCGTCATAGCCACGCTTTCCCTGACAGACAAGTTAACGGACATACCCTCGATGCAGGAGGAGAATATCAATGGCGTAAAGACGGCGAGGCACACCTATTTAACCCTCAAACCATTCACACCTTACAACAGGCAGTGCAACAGGGAGATTATGAATTGTACAAAAAATACTCCCAAATGATCAATGATCATGGAAAGCAATTCTTCCGTCTCCGTGACTTATTGGAGTTTAAACAACGGGAATCCATACCCATTGAAGAAGTTGAGCCTATCGAAAACATCATGAAGCGCTTTAAAACAGGGGCGATGAGTTACGGTTCGATTTCCAAAGAAGCCCATGAGTCTCTCGCTATTGCCATGAATCGCATTGGCGGTAAATCCAACACAGGGGAAGGAGGGGAAGACCCAGAGCGCTATACTTGGACTAATGAGCAGGGAGACTCAAAAAATAGTGCTATCAAACAGGTAGCTAGTGGGCGTTTTGGTGTTACCAGTCTTTACTTATCCCAAGCTAAAGAGATACAAATTAAAATGGCACAGGGTGCGAAACCGGGTGAAGGGGGGCAATTACCGGGTAAAAAAGTCTATCCCTGGATTGCGAAGGTGCGTTATTCTACCCCCGGAGTGGGCTTAATTTCTCCTCCTCCTCACCATGATATTTACTCCATTGAAGATTTAGCAGAATTAATCCATGACTTGAAAAACGCTAATCGAGAAGCCCGTATTAATGTAAAATTAGTGTCAGAAGTGGGAGTAGGTACGATCGCCGCAGGGGTTGCTAAAGCCAAAGCCGATGTGGTGTTAATCTCTGGTTATGACGGAGGCACAGGCGCTTCTCCTCGCACATCTATTAAACACGCAGGACTACCGTGGGAATTGGGATTAGCGGAAACCCACCAAACCCTCTTATTAAATAACCTCCGCAGTCGTATTGTGGTAGAAACCGATGGGCAAATGAAAACAGGGCGAGACATTGCGATCGCAACTCTGTTAGGTGCAGAGGAATACGGCTTTTCTACCGCCCCCTTAGTGACTCTTGGATGTATCATGATGAGGGTGTGTCATTTGAATACTTGCCCTGTGGGAGTAGCTACCCAAAACCCCGAACTTCGTGCTAAATTTACAGGTGATCCTGCTTATACCGTCAATTTCATGAAATTTATCGCCCAAGAAATGCGGGAAACTATGGCAGAATTAGGCTTCCGCACAGTGGATGAGATGGTAGGACGTACTGATGTATTAAATCCTAAAGGTGCGATCGAGCATTGGAAGGCTAAAGGTATCGATATATCTCCCATTCTCCATCAACCCAACGTTGATCCTAATACTCCCCGTCATTGTACCATCAAACAGGATCACGGTTTAGAACAGTCCCTCGATATGACTACTTTACTTGATTTGTGCAAAGGTGCGATCGAGAAAGGAGATAAGGTAAAAGCCACCTTACCCATTAAAAACATTAACCGTGTGGTTGGCACAATCTTAGGTAACGAAATTACCAAGAAACACTGGGAAGGTTTACCCGAAGATACCGTGCAGTTGCATTTTGTCGGTAGTGCAGGGCAAAGTTTAGGTGCATTTGTACCGAAAGGAGTCACCCTTGAATTAGAAGGAGACGCTAACGACTATATCGGCAAAGGCTTAAGCGGAGGTAAAATCATCGTTTATCCCGACAAAAAAGCCACCTTTGAAGCGGATGAGAATATCATTGTCGGTAACGTAGTCTTGTATGGTGCAACCAGTGGTGAGGCTTATATCTCAGGGGTTGCAGGAGAGCGCTTCTGTGTCCGTAACTCAGGTGTAACCGCCGTTGTGGAAGGAGTGGGCGATCATGGTTGCGAATACATGACAGGTGGTAAAGTAGTTATCATCGGTAAAACGGGGCGTAACTTTGCCGCAGGAATGAGTGGCGGTGTCGCCTATATTCTTGATGAAACAGGGGATTTTGCTACCCACTGCAATACGGAGATGGTTGGTTTAGAAACCCTCGATGATGCTTCGGAGATTGCCGAATTAAAACAATTAATTGTCAAACATCAACAATTTACTAATAGTAAAAAAGCCCAAAAAGTTCTTGATAATTGGGAGGAAAATATCGGTAAATTTGTGAAAGTAATGCCTCGTGATTATAAACGAGTTTTAGAGGCATTAAAAGAGGCAATTAATTCTGGTTTAAGCGGTGATGAAGCGTTAAATGCGGCATTTGAAGCTAACGCCCAAGATGTAGCCCGTGTGGGAGGAAGTTAA
- a CDS encoding DUF4168 domain-containing protein, giving the protein MKVGSQVFLVCGLAVFGVSLGVVPEYNQGSISIQSKAMAQNVSDEDLKKYAQAAIEIENLRKTTYSNIEGIVGKSMGQMSCNQRQSFSQLPDNARNMAIEYCDQSETIVKNHGLSVNRFNQITQQVKQNPSLKQRLQSIIGQM; this is encoded by the coding sequence ATGAAAGTAGGCTCTCAAGTTTTTTTAGTTTGTGGTTTGGCTGTTTTTGGTGTTAGTTTGGGGGTTGTTCCTGAGTACAATCAGGGTTCAATTTCTATTCAATCTAAAGCTATGGCGCAAAATGTTTCTGATGAAGATTTAAAAAAATATGCCCAAGCTGCGATCGAAATTGAGAATTTACGCAAAACTACCTATAGTAATATAGAAGGAATTGTCGGTAAATCTATGGGGCAAATGAGTTGTAACCAGCGACAAAGTTTCAGTCAACTTCCTGATAATGCCCGTAACATGGCGATCGAATATTGTGATCAGTCAGAAACTATCGTAAAAAATCACGGCTTAAGTGTTAATCGTTTTAATCAAATAACTCAGCAAGTCAAACAAAATCCTAGTTTAAAACAACGTTTGCAATCTATCATTGGACAAATGTAG
- a CDS encoding MFS transporter → MPVFETDTEEKSEPVSANSSPANPSPTHQKANNGIMSVLRNINFLILWLGQIFSQLADKIYLVLMIALISANFQTQGESISSWVSLIMIAFTIPAILFGSLAGVYVDRWSKKSVLVVSNLGRGILVLILPFCLLINKQEMGFFSLPWSFWLLLLVTFSVSTLTQFFAPAEQATIPLIVRKKDLLAANSLYTTTMMAMLIIGFAVGEPLLEITYNWGENFSFAYGKELLVGGCYILAGFVLITMRSREKDKDRQQQENHPWEDIKDGLRYLQKNHRVRNALFQLVILFSIFAALAVLAVRLAETIPGMEADQFGYLLAATGIGIAIGAVFVTHQGKMISHARLSFWGSMGMGAALSGLSVATNNLILALLMTVILGIFAALVGVPMQTTIQAETPSDMRGKVFGLQNNAVNIALSLPLALAGIAETYFGLRFVLMILASLAVSGMALTSLITGKSGN, encoded by the coding sequence ATGCCAGTATTTGAAACGGACACCGAAGAAAAATCAGAGCCAGTATCAGCCAATTCATCTCCCGCTAATCCTTCTCCCACCCATCAGAAAGCCAATAACGGAATAATGAGTGTTTTAAGGAATATTAATTTTCTTATTCTCTGGCTAGGACAAATATTTTCTCAATTGGCGGATAAGATTTATTTAGTTTTAATGATCGCCTTAATTAGTGCTAACTTTCAGACTCAAGGAGAAAGTATCAGTTCGTGGGTATCATTAATTATGATAGCTTTTACTATACCTGCAATTTTATTTGGTTCTTTAGCAGGAGTTTATGTTGATCGATGGTCTAAAAAAAGTGTTTTAGTTGTCTCCAATCTAGGTAGAGGTATATTAGTTTTAATCTTGCCTTTTTGCCTTTTAATTAATAAACAGGAAATGGGCTTTTTCTCTTTACCTTGGTCATTTTGGTTACTTTTATTAGTGACTTTCTCCGTCTCCACACTAACTCAATTTTTTGCTCCGGCAGAACAAGCAACAATTCCTTTAATCGTTAGGAAAAAAGATTTATTAGCGGCAAATTCTCTATATACCACAACCATGATGGCTATGTTAATCATTGGTTTTGCTGTAGGTGAGCCTTTATTAGAAATAACCTATAACTGGGGTGAGAATTTTTCTTTTGCTTATGGGAAAGAGTTGTTAGTAGGAGGATGTTACATTTTAGCTGGATTTGTGCTGATTACGATGCGTAGTCGGGAAAAGGATAAGGATAGGCAACAACAAGAAAATCATCCTTGGGAAGATATAAAAGACGGTTTACGATATTTGCAAAAAAATCATCGAGTGCGTAATGCTTTATTTCAATTAGTAATTTTATTTTCTATTTTTGCGGCTTTGGCAGTGTTAGCGGTACGTTTAGCAGAAACTATACCCGGAATGGAGGCTGATCAATTTGGCTATTTATTGGCGGCAACGGGCATTGGCATTGCTATTGGTGCAGTATTTGTTACTCATCAGGGTAAAATGATTTCTCATGCTCGACTTAGCTTTTGGGGTTCAATGGGCATGGGAGCGGCATTGAGTGGCTTATCTGTGGCTACTAATAATTTGATTTTAGCTTTACTAATGACGGTTATTTTGGGTATTTTTGCGGCTTTGGTGGGTGTCCCAATGCAAACTACTATTCAAGCGGAAACTCCTTCTGATATGCGTGGTAAGGTTTTTGGTTTGCAAAATAATGCGGTTAATATTGCTTTATCTTTACCTTTAGCTTTAGCAGGAATTGCGGAAACTTATTTTGGTTTAAGGTTTGTTCTGATGATTCTTGCCTCTTTAGCCGTTTCAGGGATGGCTTTAACTTCTTTAATTACTGGTAAATCAGGGAACTAA
- a CDS encoding DUF3067 family protein produces MTGQELQQLIIDKWGYSYDAQVVRIKDKIYFQVMWKYLEQASFHYTQAEYMANLEQIAQYLTSWGVVSQVIEGITDTKSKPRLGKAVSISLNLGERASEWILDS; encoded by the coding sequence ATGACAGGACAAGAATTGCAACAATTAATCATTGATAAATGGGGTTACTCTTACGATGCCCAAGTAGTAAGAATTAAGGACAAAATTTATTTTCAAGTAATGTGGAAATATTTAGAACAAGCATCCTTTCATTACACCCAAGCCGAATACATGGCAAATTTAGAACAAATAGCCCAATATCTTACCAGTTGGGGAGTGGTGTCTCAGGTAATAGAAGGAATCACAGACACGAAAAGTAAGCCTCGCTTAGGAAAAGCAGTAAGTATTTCTTTGAATTTAGGGGAAAGAGCTTCTGAATGGATTTTGGATAGTTAA